AGGTCAGATCTAGTCTAGGACATCTCCAAAAGATGcttctcctcagatctacctccTGATGCCCCAATAAAATCTCTCCAAGAcaaatcaatgacgctctaatggttgtgataccatgtgatatcttgccaagatcaagagctcaattgAAAGTACAAATAGAGAGACCAAATATAGGACAATAATATATTGTGTTCTCgttaatagataaatgatcaattgttcatacaatgaatatgagtctgcttatataggcaaggctatatggatatgtgagcacacatacATGACATGTccctcaatgagaaacaagggtagctagggataagtaggggtaggtaggagaaataatataatattccacatgaggtggatcactcaccgaatgtggaatgtaacaacaagataagaccacaaaaggtggaaattctcctacacacactatcccattgtggcacaaacacccaagtgtctcatacccaaactactatgaaatgcattagactaagtaaacttaagtaaggtgtaataatatccaacatgaataaataattacaccaacaaattgAAATTCTATTTGAATTGTATGATTTAAAATGAAGCAATGGATAATTCAAAAGAAACAGTAAAAATAGATTACTACAGGTATCAGACAAAGCCACAGACAAGGATCTGAGCAGAAGAGGAGAATCAAAACCTATTTTGGAAACTTCAAGTTAAATTTCCAACACCAGATAGCTAGGTCATTGTGGTCCTTTAAATCTATTGCAAATAAGTAGGATCAATTAAGGATCGGGTAGATGCACTAGATTCACTATCAGAAGCTCAAGCAAAAAATTTGGGACCAGGTAGCTTGGTTGCGCTGTCAAAATTTGAACTTGTTAGTCATCAACTCTCTCAAAATATTTGATTATATCTCTCAAGTCAATTTcttacacatagaaagagaggaagAAGGTTGTGGagaggggtttgccttaggtcaaaccccagtttagaaattaaccttgaattTAATAATGTACATACTGAAGTAAATGCTAGgaaatatacctcagatctgcaatggttgataagaagattgatgatgcaattctctttagatatgatctcaaatgttgaatgtaatatcATAAAAAACACATGAACATAAAAGACCTAATCAAAtgcacatgcttgcatgaatattgatatAACTTTTCTTCATAATGCTTAAAGGATGAAATGTTGTCCTGAATGCATGAGTGCTAGTTAAggagtcttagatctaaaatgaattgataggatgtctttatatagggttccctaggtaaatttaCTAATTAGGCTAACCTTCAACAGTCACATTGAGCCATGGGGACCAAAATTCATCGATGAGGGAGAGTGTTCACCCATATTTAAAGTGGTTCCTAATTAAGGAAGACCAAGGGgccatggcaccctagtcctaaataGGGGCACCACAACAGGATTAAGGACTATCCATTGGGATGGACTTATAATAGAATTGGAAAAATCAATCCTCCCACATTATTGAACAATTAATGGTATTGGTGAGTATTAGGGAGAACTTAGACACTCTTCAAAAAATGTTGGGTGAATTGGATCCTTATGCAAATTGAACTATTGATGGCTATTGGTGAATTGTGTTGGTGCATTAAGGCACACTTCTGAAAATTCAGGCGAAAATATTAAATAGATCGACGTGAAAATGTAGACTCTGTTCATGAAATCTTTAAATAGTTACAAATAATTAAGGAAAATGAAGGTGAATAGAAATGCATTTGATCAAATATTTATAAAGTCAGGGTGATCCAACCACCTCAATCGATCCAACTTATTCGCCATTTTTTAAATGTCTGATACCAAATATTCACCAATTGGCGATtattagccactaaaattttcTTTGGATGCGGGTTCCATTGACCTATATCTAATAAAAGATGATATTAGAGATTATTATTTTCATTACACTTTTCTTTTTGTTTCTAGGGCTCAAGATTCTTCCCTCGTTGAGCTAGAAGGTTTTATGTCTTTGGCCTTGTTGATGTAATTTTTGGGTTTGTTATATTTGTTAAGATGCTATTTGGTTGTTGTTAAGCTATTGTTAGTTGTTACTCTCTCTTCTTGCAACATTATTTTTGTGGGTTTCAGATCCCAATAAAAAATTTGTAATGGGTTTCAAGACCCCCAAAAACTTGATTTACCACTAATTAAAAAACATATTGATTTTCATGGGGAAATACCATTTAAGAaataaattaacattaaaaaatagTTTAATATATTTTTAAGTAGTAAATGTATATAATAATTTCATATACTATAAGCATGTATACATATGTAACCAAAAATAGATCTGAAATATTCATATTAATATAGTAGTAACTATAAAAATTAGtcttaaaaaataaatctaaagtacCTAATATATAATAGAAGCAATTCATGACACAATGAAATCATGGTTAAGAAATTATGAGCTAAAACTAGCCAAAATATGTTACTTCTCATATTTAACTAAAGCATGTGAGTTCCAATATGTCTATAATCTAAAAGTAAGATCTTTTTTCCTTCTAACAtaaaattttcataatatttggatcatttttttaaAAAGCCATGAGTTGGTTTATATTCTATTATCTATATTGTTGTGCTTGTTAGTCTCTagttgttgttttatttttcttggtTTGGCTATTCCTAGTTCTCCTTGGTAGTCCCTTGTTAATTTTTTTGGGAGATCTTTTATGTCCTATGTCGATAATGCtctatcattcttcatgtaaaagGATATGGCCCTTTTGAAAATCTTgcttatttttatcaaaataataaaattgCCATATTCCATTCACCAATATGGGTTCTCTATTTTTGTTCCACTATCACCATTGAAAGATGCATTATGGTGTTAATAAAAGACATAATAAGAAATTAAAAAGGTGAAGTTCCCTCTTATAATCCATCTAATATTTGAGCTCCAACTTCTAGACGCCATAAAATTTGATTTGTGAAGCTAATAGAGtccttattttttaaattatagagTTTGAAGGGGTTTGTTGCTGGTTGAAGTGATAGAATATAACACGGGTAAAATTTGTTTTATTACCTATGTTGAAAAGATTACATATCTAAGATTTGTTATATGCACGGTCTCTAAAATTGCATCTCAATCGTCCTGGTGAACTAAGTATGTAATTTTGTATAGTTTTCTTAAGGGGCCTCAATGATTATTTTAAACATAGAAACATTTGTATTTCCCAAAATGAATTTTTTACTCTCTCTATATAGATGTACTCTACAAAATTttataagaaagagaaaataaatattaCCTTTCATTCAATATAATAGATTTTTATTTGACCTAAAGctctattatattatatttcatttgaTATTATTACGTTCTATCTATTTAAACCTTAACAATATCCcacacataattttttaaattgttattttttaaaCAAACATACTAAATCCTTTACCACCTTATTGCTATATAATTTTATTATACATTAGAATAATAGACTTGGTTCAACTTAAAAAGGAAAACTACATTACAATAATTTATCATCCCTTCTACAATAATTTATACTCCTACAACACTGAATAGTCCATTGAACCTAATAATCATGGTGAGAATTTACATAAGAGACACAGTGTACACTTCCTTTAGGCTATGGTTGTATGAAAAGAAATCAATTACCAGGTGAGACAGCAACCAATCTAAAGATAGCTTATGGTGGTATGAAAAACAAATCAATGGGTAGGCGAGGCAACAACAAAGCTAAAGAGAAAGCAGTCCCTGAGGCTCCCTTCCAGATAAACATAGTTACGTAGCAGTCCCTGGTTTATAAATCCTGCCTTCTCTAGTACTCTTGCTGAGGCCACATTCTCTAGGAGAACCAGAGCTTCAATCCTCATTATCTCTTGCAACTCCTTCACTCCAATTTTGAGAGCAGTGATGACAGCTTGAGTGGTGACACCTTTTTTCCAGTACTTCCTAGAAATTGCATAACCCATCTCTGCTCTGCAACTGTTCATCCCACTGCCTTGCTTGAGCATAATGTGGCCAATGGCCTTATTATTTCCTTGGATGCAAATGGCCTTAAACCAAGGGTGAGGAATCGCCACATTTACAAGATACTCTCTTGCCTGTTGCTTTGATTTGAAGGGCTCCCAAGTCATAAAGAGTGTAACTTCTTCATCACTTGCCCATTCATAGAAATCATCCACGTCAGCCAAACAGAAGCTCCTCAGTTGCAATTGCATTGGCCTCTCACCCATTCTTAAATTTTGGAACTCTTATTTCCAATGGGCTACTTCTGTAACTCTCTCTCCTCAGTAAATCAAAAGTACTCTTTTAGATGGGAGACTTGTGTATGACTTGTTGTGTGAGACATGTAAGCTGCAATTTATAGGATGTTCTTTGCTCACTGCTCAATGTTCTAACCGACCATATTTTACATGTTTGGAAGATAAAATGTGATCAAATTTCAAAGTGGGGTTTGGCTTTGTTTGAATTGAAGAGAATATTGGGTGAAGCACCATTGCATTCCCTGGCAGACTTTTCCAAAGGCTGCCAATTCCCTATCCACTCTAGGTAAATGATACCACAATATGCAAAGTGTGCATATTCTTCGAATTCTTTTTTTAAGAAGAAGTCTATTTAATTATAACAATACGACATTTTAGACTATAGATAATTATAATTATCTTCAAAAAAGTTTCTATTATCAGTCATGGCGTTCACACGGGGCTGCGCAGGAGGCCGAGCTAGGGTTTTGCGGCCCTATCTGCAAGTGGTGCTAGTGTGGGTTCGCACGGGGGGGGAAGTGCTGGGTTTCGGGGGAAGATGGAGGAGGAAGGAGGTGCGAGGGATCGGTGGTGGCTGTGGGGGTGGTCGTTGGGAGGTGGGAGGGTTGTGCGGGGGTGGGGTTCTGTTGATGCGGCCGAAGCTTTCTCGGGGATTTGGGGTTTGAGGTGGGTCATTCCTTGGTGTTGCGGGTGAGGGGAGTGGTCTTGGGTGCTGAGCCCCATGGGGAGACCTTGGGGTGTGGGCCCTCGGCCATATccttggtttttttaatttttgtgtgcCTGATGGTGACATTGGGTGGGGAAGCCTTGCAGATGGTTCTAGCTATGGATTTCCGTGCTACGGTGGGTTCAAAACCCCCTTTTTAGAACGTAAAGATGTTTAACAATAACCTATTCTCTTCTGATTTGGGCTTTAGGAGTGCTGGTAGCTCTCGCATGGGGAAAATTAATGGTtgcctggagagatgcagtgagaggccgaagTTGATTATCCCTCCAGAGATCATAGCTGATgacattgaatacttttcaaatcactcgctatactgcaagttcttgggaatgagggtttcattgcagtttttggaaaactgggcgtaATGGAcatgggcaccggaaggggaaatggaaatTATGCTGCTAGTaaataactatttcatggttacgttcaactgcatggaggatcgcaatagtgTCTTTGAAGGAGGTCTGtatttttacaaccaagtgggattatacatcaaaccttggcatgcggggtttaatctTTCAAAGGAGATCCCAAATAGAGTTTCAGTGTGGGTTCAGTTACCACGTCTTCCGGTGGAATGCTATCAAGAGGATGTGCTATCGATGCTCGCGGCTCTGCTTGGGAGACTAGTGGGATCCTCGGCGCAAACTCTGGgtagaaaggtaatgacctttgcacgtatctgtgttgaaatagatcttagtaaacccttgccagatgctatagatatgtgtgtaggatcttattcatgggttcaacagctagattatgagactttaccatttcgctatcgtctgtgtcatgagtatggtcatctaCAGTGTAAATGCCCTAGATACAAACCAGTAGTGAGATAGCCTCAGCAGTCAGAACCGAGCCTTGATAGGGCTGAGAAAGGGAAAGTTGTCATGTCAGGTGTGGTAGAGGGTCCTGATGGTTTTgtcctagttaagacaaagaatagaaaTAGAGGACAAAAGAGACCCTTACAGGAGAGATGGggggaggatacctttaacaaattTGAGGCCGTGGATGACCTAAGCCATCAGGAAGTTAACTCAAGGTTTACCCCTCTAGATCAGGATGCATCAGGAGGGGTGCTAGAAAATGTGATGGAGGAATCTTCCCAGGCCTTGCTAGTGGTTGGAAGATAGCAGATGGAGATGGAACAGGCAGTAGGGGCTCAGTTGGGCCTGGCTCCTGTTATTGAGGGGAACTTAGCTGAGGGGGAGGGTTCTCCAATAGCTTCAAAACTGGAACTGATTGGGGCTAAAAGTAATAAGTCACCCGTTCACTTGGGTCTACATCAgagagatattaagaaaagtgcttcaaaGAAGAGCTCAAACGTTAGCGGAAAGAAGGATCTGGAGAAGATCAAATTTATGggtgagaatttggttgagtcagggtcagtgaaGACTTTGGACTCACACTTTTTCAACCCACCTAAATGATTgtactctcatggaatgtaaggggcttgaacaatggccctagaccccctagacaaaaagttgttcgataTATGATTAGGAATCACtcacctgatgtccttttcttgcaagaaactaaacttactATGGATAGTATGATGGGTCTCGTACCAAAGTTGTGGGGGCGAGGCGAGTGTCAGTAtgttggggcagctggttcctcgggaggggtggcctgtctGTGGAACCCTTTAAGGTTCCGCCCTATCTGGTGGGTTGCTTCCAGATCCTCTTTAACTGGGGTGCTggctagtcttgagactggggaattcatctTTTTTTCGAATATCTATGCTCCTACTGATTTTTAGGGTAAGCAAAGCTTATGGTCACACGTGTCAAGTATGCACAGGTTGGCCCCTCtttatccttggattatggcaggagacttcaatgccatcctagagttgagtgaaaagaaggggggcGTAATGTGGTTggaacctttttctttccttttccaagATAGTATTTCCTTGCTGCAGCTTGTTGACGTCAAGcctagcaatggtttgttcacttggaacaacaggagggtgggagagaattggattACTGAAtgattggatcattttttggtttcctatttttggatcggtggggggtggtccaaaagttctgagattcttgactggagagggtcggatcactggcccatcaagctggtttcATCTTCGGCTCGGGTTGCCCATTCACCTTCTTTCAAATTACAACTCATGTGCCTTAGGGACCCATTGTTGCAAGTTCTTGTTGCGgactggtggaggaaagggagaccggcctttggcactgccatgtactcttttgccaagcagctacaATTTGTTAAGCTTCAGCTTAAATAGTGGAACTATCAAGGTTTCGGGaatatttttcatgagaagaaagctCCTCAAGTTGCGCTAAATGAGATCACCAGTAAAATTAGGGAGCATGGGTTGTTTGAGGAACTACTTAGAGAGGAAGACAGGGCTGTCAAGGTagttgaggaatgggagcttcgggaagaaatatattggaagcaaaGAGCTTGTATTGACTgactgaaggagggggacaagaacactactttcttcttcaactcagtgaaagcaagaagacacagAAATTCCATTCCTGTACTAGTTAATGACagaggtgagcagtgcttatccttgcaggagatgtcAAGGGAGTCTCTCCAGTGTTTCCAGTCTCTCTTAGGGAGGACTCTTAGGGGGAAACAgtggaggagaatcaggttctggattgtatcccttctcttgtcttgagggagatgaatgagcagcttttgtgtcctattttactggaagaactcgagaggattgtcttccacatgaggaaaggaaaggctcctggaccggatgggttcccggttgagttctttcaagagttctgggatataatTAAGCTAgatttattggaagtagtccaggagtcccagaggaataaacaaatgcttagggcattgaatgcAACATTCATTGCCCTAATCCCCAAGTGCGAAGGGGCCGATCAGTTAAGTCAGTTCTGCCTGATCtccctctgcaatgtgatttataagatcatctctaagctgatagtagatagattgaagaagtgtttGGGGAAGGTTATTTTTGAGGagtagagtgggtttgtggaagggcaccaaattctagatggggtggtcattgctacagagaccattcattctatggcaacatccaaggaaaaagctatatttatcaagctggatatggctaaggcgtatgatagagttcggtggtccttccttcagaagatcctcagggcttttggttttgcaGACGAATGGATCCAGTGGGTATTGAGTTGTGTTACATCCACCTCTTTCTCTGTGCTCatcaatggagaccatactgagctgtttggtgcttctaggggtctccaatagggagatcctctctccccttatttattcattcttcttgctgagggtttggggaggttgattaagcataatgtgggtcagggttctattcagggttggagatgggggaATGACTTCCAACCGAAGTCtcacttgcagtttgtggatgatacagccCTGATGGGGCTTGCTTGGATCAATGAAGCTTCAAATCTGCATAAGGTCCTAGATGTTTATCTTGCAGCATTTGGACAGATGATCAATAAGGATAAATCCTCCATCCTCTTTTTTAACACTCCTAAGTCTATTtagaggaggattgctcttatcttgagattccaagtcggCTCCCTGCCCTTGacgtatttgggtattcctatttctcctagcAACCCCCCTAGGGAGTCGTGGTAGGGGATCTTGGACAAATTCTACTCCaaggttgaacactggactcatagatggttatcctttgtagGGAGGATTCTTCTGATTTAGTCAGTGGTTCAAGCTTTGCCGACCTATCaatgtatgcttcatgtggctcctaagtggttcttgaagggtttggactctctggCTAGGAAATTCTTATGGGCTGGTAATCTCACctcctccaaatggagtctggtcaattgggacctggtgtgtagGCCGAAGCAGGTTggggggcttgggttaaggcagtctattctttttggggaagcacttgcttctaaattgtattggaggtggtgtgttgaacaggaCTATGGCTAGGCTAGGATTTTGGCTagcaaatatatgcagaggatcccgatggaggagATCCCTAGATATCCTCTTGAAGGAAAGGGCTCATCGATCTGGtacactctcaagaggggggcttctctcattaaggcagggtTGTTCTCGATCtgtagaaggggggaagaggttcttttctggaatgattcaagggatggataccctcccattcttgatcagtttcctaatcttGAAAACCTGGGCCAGAGGTTCTTGGAagctggatggtcaagggtgagtgactttaaggctatCTATAGGTGTGGTCGGCTGGATTTGGAGTGAtggaagactcctaatgaatggcCGGTGGTTGGGATGAAGGAAGAGTGTGCAGAGTTGCAGGGCATTTTGGCGAATAGACACTATAGCTCCCtgaagggtagggatgggcttgcttggtctccaaatcctaatgGTGTTTTTTCTATGGCTAGTGGTTACTAGGAATTGTTGAGCCAAAGACTAGAGTGAGGagaagtgaactggtggaaacaggtgtggaataaggcttcttggccgaagtgtaactattttgcctggactttggcttggaatagatgtctagcttgggacaatatccgcaagcaAAGATTCTCGGGGCCTTCTATCTATGTTTTATGTGGTAACGGAGAGGAagattcttcacacctattttttagGTGCCCCTTATTTATGCTgatctggcactattggtgggggggtggaagcatccttgtgtccatgtagattctctggtggagttttggaacaatttgggcagacctcctatttcgtccttgtgagattttgccaagatcaagaggcaatgaaatgcacaaataagagagaacaaaatatatgataggaataaattgtattctatcaagatgaaaatactgatcaactgggtCATCAAGCGATCattgcatacaatgaatatgagcctccttatataggcaaggctatatggatatgtgagcacacaaacatgacatgtggctcaataagaaacaagggtaggtaggaaataggtgtgggtaggtaggagaaacaatataatactcCACATGAGGGGGATCGCCCACTgtatgtggagtgtaacaacaagatcaacaccataaaaggtggaaatcctcctacacacactatcccaatgtggcacaaacacccaagtgtctcatacccaaactactatgaaatgcatgtacctaagtaaacttaagtaaggtgcaataatatccaagatgaataattatttacaccaacacccctcgttaagtgaaacttaggggaatgcactaaagtctacaaggcaactaaataatgcaagatgagtcccggctatgaggccatgttaggtacccatgtataaatgcaaatgcatgaaaaccattACAAAGAAATCTATCACaaagaggggaaagagagaaaaacccaatggaaaaaccctcccccaaaagagagatgaaagctatacaagagaactctcatagaaaaatgtgaggaacaaaaccccatgtgaggaaaaagtctcccccatatgagagaagaagaagaagagagactaggaagccccccctcaatgtggaatctgcaccaatgata
This genomic stretch from Cryptomeria japonica chromosome 8, Sugi_1.0, whole genome shotgun sequence harbors:
- the LOC131055384 gene encoding uncharacterized protein LOC131055384; the protein is MGERPMQLQLRSFCLADVDDFYEWASDEEVTLFMTWEPFKSKQQAREYLVNVAIPHPWFKAICIQGNNKAIGHIMLKQGSGMNSCRAEMGYAISRKYWKKGVTTQAVITALKIGVKELQEIMRIEALVLLENVASARVLEKAGFINQGLLRNYVYLEGSLRDCFLFSFVVASPTH